One window of the Lipingzhangella halophila genome contains the following:
- a CDS encoding methyltransferase, whose amino-acid sequence MAEDLGEAGHAYNLLELDDRLVHARAVQIAAELGIADLLSEGPRSSDDLAAATSSDPDACHRMLRMLAACGLFTETAPGAFGLTARGAPLRSDHPYTVRSALRLNGTVVPLVIGGVEHSLRTGGPTFPAVLGESFHAYLEHAPEHADLFDTAMSELTQLMLPSLLAVYGFAGHMVDVGAGTGTLLRGVLRATSGTSGVVFDTPRLAERAREAILLDGLTDRCAVVSGDFFTEVPRGGDLYVLKWILHNWADEPAGRILHRCRQAMTERARLLVIESVLPEGPADTGHPASTTMDVAMLVVQGGRERTGAEFTELLAGAGFRLERVVPTSSPYSILEARPL is encoded by the coding sequence GTGGCGGAAGACCTCGGGGAAGCTGGGCATGCCTACAACCTGCTGGAGTTGGATGACCGGCTGGTCCACGCGCGGGCGGTGCAGATCGCTGCCGAGCTGGGCATCGCCGACCTCCTCAGTGAGGGCCCCCGTTCCTCGGATGATCTCGCCGCGGCGACCTCCAGCGACCCCGACGCCTGCCACCGCATGCTGCGCATGCTGGCCGCCTGCGGCCTGTTCACCGAGACGGCCCCCGGCGCGTTCGGTCTCACCGCCCGGGGTGCTCCTCTGCGCTCCGACCATCCCTACACCGTGCGCTCCGCGCTACGGCTGAACGGCACCGTGGTTCCGCTGGTCATCGGGGGTGTGGAACACAGCCTGCGGACCGGAGGGCCCACCTTCCCCGCGGTGCTGGGCGAGAGCTTCCACGCGTACCTGGAACACGCTCCCGAACACGCGGACCTGTTCGACACGGCGATGTCCGAGCTGACACAGCTGATGCTGCCCTCCCTGCTGGCGGTCTACGGCTTCGCGGGGCACATGGTCGATGTCGGCGCGGGCACCGGAACGCTGCTACGCGGGGTGCTGCGCGCCACGTCCGGCACCTCGGGCGTGGTTTTCGACACCCCCCGGCTGGCCGAACGCGCGCGGGAGGCGATCCTCCTCGACGGGCTCACGGACCGCTGCGCGGTCGTCAGCGGCGACTTCTTCACCGAAGTCCCGCGCGGAGGCGACCTCTACGTACTGAAGTGGATCCTGCACAACTGGGCCGACGAGCCGGCCGGGAGGATCCTGCACCGGTGCCGGCAGGCCATGACCGAGAGAGCCCGCCTGTTGGTCATCGAATCCGTACTGCCAGAAGGTCCCGCTGACACCGGCCATCCGGCCTCCACCACCATGGACGTGGCAATGCTCGTCGTACAGGGCGGGCGGGAACGGACCGGGGCAGAGTTCACCGAGCTGCTCGCTGGGGCCGGGTTCCGGTTGGAACGGGTTGTTCCCACCTCCTCCCCCTACAGCATCCTTGAGGCCCGCCCGCTATGA
- a CDS encoding dihydrofolate reductase family protein, translating into MKITITQFVTLDGVSQGPGSHTEDTSDGFGGGGWLVPHLDDVFVQRTSEWLDLADGLLLGRRTYEAFARDWPQITDPNDPFTERMNSLPKYVVSNTLSTGSWRPTTVLRGDPTRAIREFTELPGRELQVHGSARLGNTLLSEGLIDTLRLVVAPVVIGSGRRLLPHPNAATGLRLVRHEATAQGLLLLEYRTTGAARTADYQGVPDPPGGEHRSVPNRQG; encoded by the coding sequence ATGAAGATCACCATAACGCAGTTCGTCACCCTCGACGGGGTGAGCCAGGGGCCCGGCTCACACACCGAGGACACGAGCGACGGTTTCGGAGGTGGCGGTTGGCTAGTGCCGCATCTTGACGACGTATTCGTTCAGCGCACGTCCGAGTGGCTCGACCTCGCGGACGGCTTGCTACTGGGACGCCGAACGTACGAAGCGTTCGCACGCGACTGGCCACAGATCACCGACCCCAACGACCCTTTCACCGAGCGGATGAACTCCCTGCCGAAGTACGTCGTGTCGAACACGCTCTCGACCGGAAGCTGGCGGCCGACCACCGTACTTCGCGGCGACCCAACGAGGGCCATCCGCGAGTTCACAGAGCTGCCAGGACGTGAACTCCAGGTCCACGGCAGTGCCCGACTCGGCAATACACTGCTCTCCGAGGGACTCATCGACACCCTGCGCCTTGTCGTGGCACCCGTCGTGATCGGGTCGGGGCGGCGCCTTCTCCCGCATCCGAACGCGGCGACCGGCCTACGGCTCGTCCGGCACGAAGCCACGGCACAGGGCCTTTTGCTGCTCGAATACCGCACTACGGGCGCCGCCCGCACCGCCGACTACCAAGGCGTCCCGGACCCGCCGGGAGGAGAACACCGCTCTGTTCCGAACCGCCAAGGATGA
- a CDS encoding SRPBCC domain-containing protein — protein sequence MNPDLDLGIERIIRAPRKAVWDAWTDPTSLAQWWVPAPTLCRVDRLEVRPGGAFVTRMSEDGVTFVPHVDACFLLVDQFERLVFTNAVDSGWRPAAPDPVTMTAEITLHDHADGTDYRITVRHVDPAARKRHAELGFAEGWGTVADQLARFVESAR from the coding sequence ATGAATCCTGATCTCGACCTGGGTATCGAACGGATAATTCGCGCGCCCCGTAAGGCCGTATGGGACGCGTGGACCGATCCGACGAGCCTGGCGCAGTGGTGGGTACCCGCCCCCACACTGTGCCGCGTTGACCGTTTGGAGGTTCGCCCCGGCGGAGCTTTTGTCACGCGGATGAGCGAGGACGGCGTCACGTTCGTCCCGCACGTTGACGCGTGCTTCCTACTGGTGGATCAGTTCGAGCGCCTCGTGTTCACCAACGCCGTGGACAGCGGGTGGCGTCCGGCGGCCCCCGACCCCGTCACTATGACCGCCGAGATTACGCTGCACGACCACGCGGACGGCACCGACTACCGGATCACTGTGCGACACGTTGACCCGGCGGCGAGGAAGCGCCATGCCGAACTGGGCTTCGCCGAAGGCTGGGGCACCGTCGCCGACCAGCTCGCCCGATTTGTGGAGAGTGCGCGATGA
- a CDS encoding ArsR/SmtB family transcription factor, which yields MAKYLAELDEVFLALADPTRRAVLHRLGHGPASVSELAREATMTLPSFMKHVRTLESSGLIRTAKSSRVRTCELNRERLAVVEDWLAEQRRLWDERTDRLDQFVTSSTERNTT from the coding sequence ATGGCAAAGTATTTGGCCGAGCTTGATGAGGTCTTCCTCGCTCTCGCGGACCCGACGAGACGAGCCGTGCTCCACCGCCTCGGGCACGGTCCGGCGAGTGTCAGCGAGCTGGCCCGCGAGGCCACGATGACACTTCCCTCGTTCATGAAGCACGTGCGGACGCTTGAGTCGAGTGGGCTCATCCGTACCGCGAAGTCCAGCCGCGTGCGTACCTGCGAGCTCAACCGGGAGCGACTCGCGGTCGTCGAGGACTGGCTGGCAGAGCAGCGGCGCCTCTGGGATGAGCGCACCGACCGGCTCGATCAGTTCGTCACCAGCTCCACGGAGAGGAACACGACATGA
- a CDS encoding nucleotide exchange factor GrpE — protein MSGQEAAARDEEPAPRVDGWAAVADELRALSARFDRKIRDDGDKHRLIADLHDRVRAAEQGQAAEYLGPLVYRAAMVIDRLDRYLDADEGGPTEEGADSARFVASVREELLAVLQQHQVAQVPADGAVDPAVHEVVGVHGDPDCGERPLQVLTLVRRGFRLGDRILRPAQVVAGCPADAD, from the coding sequence ATGAGCGGGCAGGAAGCGGCTGCCCGCGATGAGGAGCCGGCGCCGCGGGTCGATGGCTGGGCGGCGGTGGCCGACGAGTTGCGAGCGCTGTCCGCGCGGTTCGACCGCAAGATCCGCGACGACGGGGACAAGCACCGGCTCATCGCGGACCTGCACGACCGCGTGCGCGCGGCGGAGCAGGGGCAGGCCGCGGAGTACCTGGGGCCGCTGGTGTACCGAGCGGCGATGGTCATCGATCGCCTGGACCGGTACCTCGACGCCGACGAGGGCGGGCCCACGGAGGAAGGGGCCGACTCGGCGCGATTCGTCGCGTCCGTCCGGGAGGAACTGTTGGCCGTCCTGCAGCAGCACCAGGTGGCGCAGGTCCCGGCTGATGGGGCGGTCGACCCGGCCGTGCACGAGGTAGTCGGTGTGCACGGCGATCCGGATTGCGGCGAGCGGCCGCTCCAGGTGCTCACGCTGGTGCGGCGGGGGTTCCGCCTGGGCGACCGGATACTGCGGCCGGCGCAGGTGGTGGCCGGGTGCCCGGCGGACGCGGACTGA
- a CDS encoding nuclear transport factor 2 family protein: MSADARLRLLLDRTEISDLLVRFARCLDERDFAGYAALFTDDCWLRLPGAEHRRRPGLAEFVAADLGRYHRTQHLSTNHQVEVHEGGDGDTASSRSYLYAVHLRSAEDPTDWWSVGGWYDNTYRREGGVWRIHTVEATPIWIGEGKQRPGNAG, encoded by the coding sequence GTGAGTGCCGACGCCCGACTGCGCCTACTGCTCGACCGCACCGAGATCAGTGATCTGCTGGTCCGCTTCGCCCGCTGCCTCGACGAGCGCGACTTCGCCGGCTACGCGGCCCTGTTCACCGACGACTGCTGGCTCCGGCTGCCGGGAGCCGAACACCGGAGAAGACCGGGACTGGCCGAGTTCGTCGCGGCTGACCTGGGGCGATATCACCGCACGCAGCATTTGAGCACCAACCACCAGGTGGAGGTCCACGAAGGAGGCGACGGTGATACCGCCTCCTCCCGCTCCTACCTGTACGCCGTCCATCTGCGCAGCGCGGAGGATCCGACCGACTGGTGGTCGGTTGGCGGCTGGTACGACAACACCTACCGCCGTGAGGGCGGTGTCTGGCGCATCCACACGGTCGAGGCCACACCAATATGGATCGGCGAGGGAAAACAACGGCCCGGAAACGCCGGATAG
- a CDS encoding J domain-containing protein, translating to MSIVPQADESFVDYYELLGVSPDAEEATIARKIKDGQREWRARIAHTDLKRRQEAERRMALLAEARKTLLDAQKRARYDRTRKNRSTAAPRPTTSPEGYDPLERAEQCLAVNDYRQGAFFAEEAARTSNSAKAWNLRSRAYAGLGDGTRAIVAAQEAVALRPDDPLFHLDLGSAHMVLDEPGQAIAAFQAAAELSEEDIVPRGMIAGVHAATGDFQRAADVLSFLHREHPENEDIKTELAATYLAQAETVPSDSDGNSYTITSPDEIARMRQFVDKAAAVKSRDPEIRNGVEDMRANLDRHADRVVDFRAFSRARASGEMRVFLLAIHFLPFVLLYMVAGGIAVGDGQFTFYSMIGLLATVGIWWLYMVVPRWKQNRRTQKMLERLEAEGLL from the coding sequence ATGTCCATCGTTCCGCAGGCCGACGAGAGCTTCGTCGACTACTACGAACTCCTCGGTGTCTCCCCGGACGCCGAGGAAGCCACCATTGCCAGGAAGATCAAGGACGGCCAGCGCGAGTGGCGTGCCAGGATCGCGCACACCGACCTGAAGCGCCGCCAGGAGGCGGAGCGCCGCATGGCGCTGCTGGCTGAGGCCCGCAAGACGCTGCTGGACGCCCAGAAGCGCGCCCGCTATGACCGCACCCGCAAGAACCGTTCGACCGCCGCCCCCAGGCCGACAACCTCGCCCGAGGGTTACGACCCCCTGGAGCGCGCCGAACAGTGCCTGGCGGTCAACGACTACCGCCAGGGAGCCTTTTTCGCCGAGGAGGCGGCGCGCACCTCCAACTCCGCCAAGGCGTGGAACCTGAGGTCCCGAGCCTACGCCGGGCTGGGCGACGGCACCCGGGCAATCGTCGCCGCGCAGGAAGCGGTCGCGCTGCGCCCCGACGATCCCCTCTTCCACCTCGACCTGGGCTCGGCGCATATGGTGCTGGACGAGCCAGGGCAGGCGATCGCCGCCTTCCAGGCGGCGGCCGAACTGTCCGAGGAGGACATCGTGCCTCGCGGCATGATTGCTGGTGTCCATGCCGCCACCGGCGACTTTCAGCGCGCAGCCGACGTCCTCAGCTTCCTGCACCGTGAGCACCCCGAAAACGAGGACATCAAGACCGAGTTGGCCGCCACCTACCTCGCCCAGGCGGAGACAGTGCCTAGCGACTCGGACGGGAACTCCTACACGATCACCTCACCGGACGAGATCGCACGGATGCGTCAGTTCGTGGACAAGGCGGCCGCCGTCAAGAGCCGCGACCCCGAGATCCGCAACGGTGTCGAGGACATGCGCGCGAACCTGGACCGCCACGCGGACAGAGTGGTCGACTTCCGCGCCTTCTCCCGGGCACGCGCCTCAGGAGAGATGCGGGTGTTTCTCCTCGCCATCCACTTCCTCCCGTTCGTCCTCCTCTACATGGTTGCCGGAGGCATAGCCGTGGGAGATGGGCAGTTCACCTTCTACTCCATGATCGGCCTCCTGGCCACCGTCGGCATCTGGTGGTTGTACATGGTCGTGCCGCGCTGGAAGCAGAACCGGCGAACGCAGAAGATGCTGGAGCGCCTGGAGGCGGAGGGTCTGCTGTGA
- a CDS encoding LysR substrate-binding domain-containing protein has product MEDEEVSARWFSAVNVDGLPPRLLSLARSFEEILELCAAGVGVNIAGESARETYARSGLRFIPIVDAPRATTYLYLRAGRRPTPLERFVQVCLDVASGARH; this is encoded by the coding sequence GTGGAGGACGAAGAGGTCTCCGCGCGGTGGTTCTCGGCGGTGAACGTCGACGGGCTCCCACCCAGGCTGCTGTCACTCGCACGCAGCTTCGAAGAGATCCTGGAACTGTGCGCCGCGGGGGTGGGAGTCAATATCGCCGGCGAGTCGGCGCGCGAGACCTACGCCCGCTCGGGTCTGCGGTTCATTCCCATCGTTGATGCTCCGCGCGCGACCACCTACCTGTATCTGCGGGCGGGCCGGCGCCCAACCCCGCTGGAGCGGTTCGTGCAGGTATGCCTCGACGTGGCGAGCGGGGCACGCCACTGA
- a CDS encoding FAD-dependent monooxygenase: MGQWSSSNARRVPIPCPERCTSTTRSAASCRASDWCPTPFPRSWRPTTTSTNGAPRTARPSCVWTGGPSPSGWNVSNFFHQPDLELLLHGKVSNLSNVSVHHGWQATGHREGPDAVELRLESAEGAKTTLRTRWVIGADGANSIVRSWIDPPMSDLGYFHDWLVVDLASCGADAHRHFTPPAWQLCDPARPTTLVPGGPGRRRFEFMCLEHETPAALAAHDNVWALLAPWGITPENSAVERSAVYTFQARWCDRWRRGRLLLAGDAAHLTPPFAGEGMGSGLRDATNLAWKLDLVTRPSCPWRTKRSPRGGSRR; the protein is encoded by the coding sequence ATGGGGCAGTGGTCGTCATCGAACGCCAGGCGCGTGCCTATCCCCTGCCCCGAGCGGTGCACTTCGACGACGAGGTCGGCCGCATCCTGCAGGGCGTCGGACTGGTGCCCGACACCCTTCCCGAGGTCGTGGCGCCCTACGACGACTTCTACGAATGGCGCGCCGCGGACGGCACGGCCCTCCTGCGTCTGGACTGGCGGGCCCAGCCCCTCCGGCTGGAATGTCAGCAACTTCTTCCACCAGCCCGACCTGGAACTGCTCCTCCACGGCAAGGTCTCGAACCTTTCGAACGTCTCGGTCCACCACGGCTGGCAGGCGACAGGCCACCGGGAGGGTCCCGACGCGGTCGAGCTCCGTCTGGAGTCCGCGGAGGGGGCGAAGACCACGCTGCGGACACGGTGGGTGATCGGCGCGGACGGCGCCAACAGCATCGTCCGGTCCTGGATCGACCCGCCCATGAGCGATCTCGGCTACTTCCACGACTGGCTGGTCGTCGACTTGGCCTCCTGCGGCGCCGACGCCCACCGCCACTTCACCCCTCCCGCGTGGCAGTTGTGTGATCCGGCGCGGCCCACGACGCTCGTTCCGGGCGGCCCGGGCCGCCGCCGCTTCGAATTCATGTGCCTGGAGCACGAGACTCCCGCCGCGCTCGCGGCTCATGACAACGTCTGGGCGCTGCTCGCCCCTTGGGGAATCACCCCCGAGAACAGTGCGGTGGAGCGCAGCGCGGTGTACACCTTCCAGGCCCGCTGGTGCGACCGGTGGCGTAGGGGCCGTCTGCTCCTGGCGGGCGACGCCGCACACCTCACGCCCCCCTTCGCCGGTGAGGGCATGGGCTCCGGACTGCGGGACGCGACCAATCTGGCGTGGAAGCTCGACCTGGTGACGAGACCTTCGTGTCCGTGGAGGACGAAGAGGTCTCCGCGCGGTGGTTCTCGGCGGTGA
- the fmdA gene encoding formamidase produces MPDVVFKIDQSKSMWDQDVPGHNRWHPGIPAVTEVQPGDEFRVECREWTDGQIHNDDSANDVRDVVLDRCHVLSGPIAVQGAEPGDLLVIDILDLGPVPQERGSAAGQGWGYTGVFAKTNGGGFLTDYFPDSLKAIWDFHGQQATSRHLPGIRYTGITHPGLFGTAPSAELLAKWNERERALISTDPNRVPPLALPPNPNEALAGQLRQGSAEFDRVANEGARTVPAREQGGNHDIKNFTRGSRVLYPVFVPGGNLSGGDLHFSQGDGEITFCGAIEMGGYIDFGVDLIKGGMEKYGVTNNPVFLPGNVEPRYSEFMSFIGVSVDHEANTNYYMDATIAYRNACLNAIEYLKKFGYTGEQAYLLLGSAPIEGRISGIVDIPNACCSLYLPVEIFDFDIRPGAAGPTRSGRGQAALTS; encoded by the coding sequence ATGCCTGATGTCGTCTTTAAAATAGACCAGTCGAAGTCGATGTGGGATCAGGATGTTCCCGGGCACAACCGCTGGCATCCCGGGATCCCCGCCGTGACGGAGGTGCAACCCGGCGACGAGTTCCGGGTGGAATGCCGCGAGTGGACGGACGGCCAGATTCACAATGACGACTCCGCCAACGACGTTCGCGACGTGGTTCTGGACCGGTGCCACGTGCTCAGCGGGCCCATCGCGGTCCAGGGAGCCGAGCCCGGCGACCTGCTCGTGATCGACATCCTCGACCTCGGGCCCGTGCCCCAGGAGCGGGGCTCCGCGGCAGGGCAGGGGTGGGGCTACACCGGGGTCTTCGCCAAGACGAACGGGGGAGGGTTCCTGACCGACTACTTCCCCGACTCGCTCAAGGCGATCTGGGACTTCCACGGCCAGCAGGCCACCTCCCGTCACCTGCCCGGGATCCGCTACACCGGGATCACCCATCCGGGTCTGTTCGGGACGGCACCCTCCGCGGAGCTCCTCGCGAAATGGAACGAGCGGGAGCGCGCGCTCATCTCCACCGACCCGAACCGCGTGCCGCCGCTGGCCCTGCCGCCCAACCCCAACGAGGCCCTGGCCGGGCAGCTACGGCAGGGATCGGCGGAGTTCGACCGGGTGGCCAACGAGGGCGCCCGCACCGTTCCCGCACGCGAGCAGGGCGGTAACCACGACATCAAGAACTTCACCCGCGGGAGCAGGGTCCTCTATCCGGTGTTCGTGCCCGGGGGCAACCTCTCGGGGGGCGACCTCCACTTCAGCCAGGGCGACGGCGAGATCACGTTCTGCGGCGCCATTGAGATGGGCGGGTACATCGATTTCGGCGTCGACCTCATCAAGGGCGGCATGGAGAAGTACGGGGTGACGAACAACCCCGTGTTCCTGCCGGGGAACGTCGAGCCCAGGTACTCGGAGTTCATGTCGTTCATCGGTGTCTCGGTGGACCACGAGGCGAACACCAACTACTACATGGATGCCACCATCGCCTACCGCAACGCCTGCCTTAACGCGATCGAGTACCTCAAGAAGTTCGGGTACACGGGCGAACAGGCGTACTTGCTGCTCGGTTCGGCGCCGATCGAAGGCCGTATCAGCGGCATCGTCGACATTCCCAACGCCTGCTGCTCGCTGTACCTGCCCGTGGAGATTTTCGACTTCGATATCCGGCCGGGGGCGGCCGGTCCGACGAGGAGCGGCCGGGGACAGGCCGCCTTGACCTCCTGA
- a CDS encoding AmiS/UreI family transporter gives MLGLVLLYVGAVLVLNGIWLLGHIGDREIGVMNIFTGGTGFIAAVIAATLGVLRDEITSVALGAFVLLFAFTYLWVAINRYLNPDGRGLGWYCLFVAITAVPTSIITLAGSGGDTWLVWLGLNWAAWAVLWFVYFLLLAMGLSITKLAGYVTFVVGVLTAWLPGYLLITGYLEAPVI, from the coding sequence ATGCTCGGGCTCGTACTGCTCTACGTCGGGGCCGTCCTCGTGCTCAATGGCATCTGGCTTCTGGGGCACATCGGGGACCGGGAGATCGGTGTCATGAACATCTTCACCGGCGGCACCGGGTTCATCGCCGCGGTGATCGCCGCCACGCTGGGAGTGCTCCGCGACGAGATCACCTCCGTCGCGTTGGGGGCGTTCGTTCTGCTGTTCGCGTTCACCTACCTCTGGGTCGCGATCAACCGCTACCTGAATCCCGACGGCCGGGGGCTCGGGTGGTACTGCCTGTTCGTCGCCATTACCGCGGTTCCGACGTCCATAATCACGCTGGCCGGTTCGGGAGGCGACACGTGGCTGGTGTGGCTGGGGCTCAACTGGGCGGCCTGGGCGGTTCTGTGGTTCGTGTACTTCTTGCTGCTGGCGATGGGACTCAGCATCACCAAGTTGGCCGGGTATGTAACGTTCGTCGTGGGGGTCCTGACGGCCTGGCTTCCCGGATACCTGCTGATCACCGGATACCTCGAAGCGCCCGTCATCTGA
- a CDS encoding Hsp70 family protein: MSKEQSGAVGIDLGTTNSALAAVEATGRPEIVRNAQGHNTTPSVVLFRGGSVLVGTPAKQQRASFSLDVVENVKRHMADTDWCHVTEDGEEYTSEQVAALILRKLREDAARALGREIGRAVITVPAYFDDPRRQATRDAGTIAGLEVLAIISEPTAAALAYGLKDAEAGTVLVYDLGGGTFDVTVIRIGDGVFDVIATAGDRELGGVNFDGRLMDWVNEQVIAASAQDIYDGDTRDIALLRDQCETAKHTLSSMEEAEVFVDSAGRSLDLTVTRSVFEDITDDLLERTTDLVEEVMETARASAGLTMADLDHVLLVGGSTRMPMVRQALAKLTGKQPEESLHPDEAVALGAAVQAELIEARSEERAPAVGEHTVSDVTAHGLGVISQEGVGGRLVNSVIVPEQSKIPASRSEVFHTLEDNQTVVNVEITIGDSPDPNSVGRLTEQDGVDLSIPPYPKGSPVRVTMSYDVDAIVQVDVHDMVADKPLGRVQIDRANNLAPKQIQQMASRLSRERVR; the protein is encoded by the coding sequence ATGTCCAAAGAACAGAGCGGAGCCGTGGGCATCGATCTCGGCACCACCAACTCGGCCCTGGCGGCAGTCGAAGCCACCGGGCGCCCTGAGATCGTCCGCAACGCCCAAGGCCACAACACCACCCCGTCGGTGGTGCTCTTCCGCGGCGGATCGGTGCTCGTGGGCACCCCCGCTAAACAGCAGCGGGCGAGCTTCAGCCTGGACGTCGTCGAGAACGTCAAACGCCACATGGCCGACACCGACTGGTGCCACGTCACCGAGGACGGCGAAGAGTACACCAGCGAGCAGGTGGCCGCCCTCATACTGCGCAAGCTGCGCGAGGACGCGGCGCGCGCGCTCGGCCGAGAGATCGGCCGCGCGGTCATCACGGTACCCGCCTACTTCGACGATCCGCGCCGTCAGGCCACCCGCGACGCGGGCACCATCGCAGGGCTGGAGGTGCTGGCGATCATCTCCGAACCCACGGCGGCCGCGCTGGCCTATGGGCTGAAGGACGCGGAGGCGGGCACCGTCCTCGTCTACGACCTGGGCGGCGGCACCTTCGACGTGACGGTCATACGGATCGGCGACGGCGTGTTCGACGTGATCGCCACCGCGGGCGACCGTGAGCTGGGCGGCGTCAATTTCGACGGCCGCCTGATGGACTGGGTCAACGAACAGGTCATCGCGGCCAGCGCGCAGGACATCTACGACGGCGACACCCGCGACATCGCCCTGCTCCGCGACCAGTGCGAAACCGCCAAGCACACGCTGAGCAGCATGGAGGAGGCAGAGGTCTTCGTCGACTCCGCGGGCCGATCACTTGACTTGACGGTCACCCGGTCGGTGTTCGAGGACATCACCGACGACCTGCTGGAGCGCACCACGGACCTGGTCGAGGAGGTGATGGAGACCGCGCGGGCCTCGGCCGGACTGACGATGGCGGACCTGGACCACGTGCTCCTCGTCGGCGGCTCGACACGGATGCCCATGGTCAGGCAGGCGCTGGCCAAACTCACGGGAAAGCAGCCCGAAGAGTCGCTGCACCCCGACGAGGCGGTGGCGCTGGGGGCGGCCGTGCAGGCCGAACTCATCGAGGCCCGCTCCGAGGAGCGGGCGCCCGCAGTGGGAGAGCACACGGTCAGCGACGTGACGGCCCACGGGCTCGGCGTGATCTCACAGGAGGGTGTCGGCGGGCGTCTGGTCAACAGCGTGATCGTGCCCGAGCAGAGCAAGATCCCGGCGTCCCGGTCCGAGGTGTTCCACACCCTCGAAGACAACCAGACGGTCGTCAACGTCGAGATCACAATCGGCGACAGCCCGGACCCGAACAGCGTCGGCCGGCTGACCGAGCAGGACGGTGTCGATCTTTCGATACCGCCCTATCCGAAGGGGTCGCCGGTGCGCGTGACGATGTCCTACGACGTCGATGCCATCGTGCAGGTCGACGTGCACGACATGGTGGCCGACAAGCCCTTGGGGCGGGTGCAGATCGACCGCGCGAACAACCTGGCTCCGAAGCAGATCCAACAGATGGCGAGTCGGTTGTCCCGGGAGCGGGTCCGATGA
- a CDS encoding DUF262 domain-containing protein yields MLPRIARGEIQLPDFQRGYVWDEERIRSLLVTIAQGHPLGVVMTLQTGNDQVRFKPKPIEGIEVESDPVLLVLDGQQRLTSLSQALSGDGVMETHDTRGKLVRRKFFIDIEQAVKDPRNLDEALKSLPGDGVVRENFGRDVALDVSTTEKQREHGYFPASLVYGDEGTAWLFEYEDPGVAKTFLNTVVTPMKSYAVPSIELDQQTSKEAVATVFEKVNQGGMKLTVFELLTAKFAGDADYYHATGTDFRLKDDWEETTRVIRKYPVLESIEETEFLQAGDATGQPPRRDGHHSAQGRHPRSPAGRLPSLDREGA; encoded by the coding sequence ATGCTTCCCAGGATCGCCAGGGGCGAGATCCAGCTGCCCGACTTCCAGCGCGGCTACGTCTGGGACGAGGAGCGGATCCGGTCCCTCCTGGTCACTATCGCCCAGGGGCATCCGCTCGGCGTGGTGATGACCCTGCAGACCGGAAACGACCAGGTGCGGTTCAAGCCCAAACCGATCGAGGGAATCGAGGTCGAGTCGGACCCGGTGCTGCTCGTCCTCGACGGCCAGCAGCGGCTCACTTCGCTGAGCCAGGCGCTTTCGGGTGACGGCGTGATGGAGACGCACGACACCCGTGGGAAGCTCGTGCGGCGGAAGTTCTTTATCGACATCGAACAAGCGGTGAAGGACCCCCGCAACCTCGACGAGGCGCTCAAGTCGCTGCCGGGTGACGGCGTCGTGCGGGAGAACTTCGGCAGGGACGTCGCCCTCGACGTGTCGACCACGGAGAAGCAGCGCGAGCACGGGTACTTTCCCGCCAGCCTGGTTTACGGCGACGAGGGGACCGCGTGGCTTTTCGAGTACGAGGACCCCGGCGTGGCGAAGACCTTCCTCAACACGGTGGTGACACCGATGAAGTCCTACGCGGTTCCCTCGATCGAGCTGGACCAGCAGACCTCGAAGGAAGCCGTCGCCACGGTCTTCGAGAAGGTCAACCAGGGCGGCATGAAGCTCACCGTCTTCGAGCTCCTGACGGCCAAGTTCGCGGGGGACGCGGACTACTACCACGCCACCGGTACCGACTTCCGGCTCAAGGACGACTGGGAAGAGACCACGCGCGTCATCCGGAAATATCCGGTGCTGGAAAGTATCGAGGAGACCGAGTTCCTGCAGGCGGGTGATGCTACTGGCCAGCCACCACGCCGAGACGGCCACCACAGCGCGCAAGGACGACATCCTCGATCTCCAGCTGGCCGACTACCGAGCCTGGACCGAGAGGGTGCGTGA